GTGAAACCATATTTTGAACAAGCTGATTTTGTCATCGGTAATTTAGAAACAACTTTAAGTGATAATCCTAAATTATATAGTGGCTATCCACGCTTTAATGCTCCCGCTATTTTAGCCCAAAATCTTAAAGATGCCGGTTTTGATTGTTTGGTAACCGCTAACAATCACTGCTTAGATAAAGGAGTAAATATTACTTATCAAACTTTAGACTATCTAGATGAAGCTAATTTATTACATACCGGAACCTCTCGCAGTCCTGAGGAACAAGAAAAAATCTGTTATACAAATATAAAAGGTGTCAAAGTAGCCATTTTAGCCTATACATACGGAACCAATGGTCTAAAACCACCATCTGGCCACGAACATGCCGTCAAACTGATTGAAGAAATAAAAATCACCTCCACAATCAAAAAGGCCCGTGCGGAAGGAGCCCAACTTATAATTCTCTGCCTTCATTTTGGCGAAGAATATCGAGATCGCCCTGATAACAATCAAATTTATTTAGCCAAAACATGTTTTAAAGCTGGTGCCGACGTAATTTTGGGAAGTCATGCTCATGTTTTACAAGGTTCAGATATAATCATTAATGATGAAGGTAAAAAACAATATGTAGTTTATTCTTTAGGCAATTTCATTTCAGATCAAAACGGACTAGAAAGAAAAACAGCTGTAATCGCCAACCTCCATTTCGGTATTGACCCCGAAACCCAAGAACCCTATTTTAAAAACTCCTCCTATATTCCCGTTTGGACAAGAAAATGGACAGCAAACAACAAAACAAACTTTAAAATTATTCCCATAGACGAAGCCTTAGCCCAAATCAGAGAGGCAGAACTAGGTGATTACTCCCGTCAAGAAATCATCGATTTACAACAAGCCGAAATTCATGTTTCCGCCTATTATTGACAACCCCCTTTCCCCTATTTATAATAATATTGCTGCTGGTGTAGCTCAGGGGTAGAGCAGCTGATTCGTAATCAGCAGGTCGTGTGTTCAAATCACATCACCAGCTCCACAAAATTATAACTAAAAAGCAGGATCCCCAAAACAGGGGTCCTGCTTTTTAAATATATTTTTTGCTTAGAAACAAAATCTATTACTTCAAACCAATTTAAAAAGCCCGTGCAAAAATCCTTTAATTATTATACTATTGTATTAACCCCTTGTTTAACATAGTAATAATTATGAGGTGAAATCATGACAGTACAAGTATTCACGGACAGTACCAGCTATATTGACTCGAAAACCAAAAAAGAACTGCAAATCACTACCGTTCCCTTAAATGTTTCTTTTAACGACATTTCATTTAAAGAAACAGAAATAGATAATAGCACTTTTTATCAATTAATGAAGAAAAAAGGCATCCCCCAATCTTCACAACCTACTTTTGGGGACCTTTACGAAACCATGCAACTGCTTTTAAAAAAAAGTAAAAACCTTTTAGGGATTTTCATCTCCTCGGAAATGAGCGGAACCTATGCCACCGCACAAGCGGTAAAGAAAAAAATTTTACAAGAAAATAAAGAAGCCTCCATTGAAATTATAGATTCCCGCTCCAATTGTATGCAATTGGGATTTGCCGTTATTCAAGCCGCTAAGGCGGCCCTGTTGGGTAAATCACTTGCGGAAGTGAAAAATGCTGCGGAAAAAAATATTGAACGCAGCAAATTTCTTTTTATCCCCGCCAACTTGGAATATCTAAAAAAAGGGGGACGTATAGGTGGAGCAGCCGCACTTTTAGGACATATTTTAAAAATAATCCCCATATTAACCGTAAAAAATGGTCAAACAGCTGTATTTAAAAAAATACGTACTCAAAAAAAGGCTCTACAAACTATGATTGAAACTATGGCTGCCGATATTGAACACTATGGATTAGGGGAAGTCATTGTGCACCATATCAACTGCCTACCAGAAGCCACTTCCTTAGCTAACCAAATTAAAGAAAAACTACAAAGTGAAGTTAAAATATTAGATATCGGTCCAGTTATTGGTCTACATGTAGGTCCTGGGGCTATCGGCATCGCCTATTATACTCAACAAATATTAACTGACTAAAATTATTCCCCAAGTCGAAGCCAAACAAAAAAGGTGTTCTGGAAAAACTTAATTTCCAGAACACCTTTTTACCTTTCCATATTACCCCTATTCAACCAAGACCACTGGCTTAATTAAATCACGCGGTTTATCCTTCATTAACAGAAGTGCCTTTTCGGCATATTCCAAACCATTAAAGACATGAGTAACCAATTTACTTGGATCTAGGCGTCCATGACTAACTAAACTAATTAATTTTTCCATTCTTAAACGTCCCCCAGGTGTCAAACCACCAACAATGTTTTTATGAGCCATACCACTACCCCATTCTACACGGGGAATAGGCAGTGATTCTCCCACACCATGATAATTTATATTAGAAATATGACCACCTGGCTTGACCATTTTTACCGCTTGAGCCACAACCTCTGGTGTACCACCAGCAATAATTACAGCGTCAACACCTTGATTATCCGTTAATTTCAAGACCTGTTCCACTATATCTCCATCACGATAATTAATAATGTCAGTAGCCCCATAAAATTTAGCGGCTTCCACACATAAAGGCCTACTGCCCACAGCAAAGATTCTACCAGCACCTTTTAATTTGGCCCCGGCTACTGCCATTAATCCTACAGGACCAATACCGACAACAACCACAGTATCGCCAAATTGTAAATTAGCCAATTCAGCACCATGAAAACCAGTAGTAACCATATCAGTAAGCATTACGGCTGATTCCAAAGAAACATCCTCAGGTAATAAAGCCAAATTCATGTCTGCATCATTTACATGAAATAATTCAGCCATAGAACCATCTTTAAAATTTGAAAATTTCCAACCGGCTAACATTCCCCCTGAATGCTGCGAAAAACCGGCTTGTGCTTCCAAAGAACGCCAATCCGGAGTGATGGCAGGCACAACGACTCGATCCCCAGGTTTAAAATCCTTTACTTCACTACCTACCTCTACAACTTCACCTACAGCCTCGTGACCTAAAATCATGTCTTTACGTTCACCCAAAGCACCTTCAAAAACAGTATGGATATCAGAGGTACAAGGTGATAAAGCCAAAGGTCGACAAACAGCATCAAAAGGACCGGCAACCGGATCCTTTTTTTCAATCCAACCTACTTTACCAATTCCCAACATCGCAAAACCTTTCATAAAAAAACCACCTCCTAAATTTAAACTTAATTGTACCACATTAATCAAAAGTAGTGCATCCCTTTAATAATGTATACAAAATATTTTTTATCCCTGCACAAAAAAAGGTTGAAATTCATTTTCACGATATAGCAAGCCAATTCCTATATACTTTTCTTTACCTCTAGGGAAAGCCCAGCTGCCAGGATTTAAAAAATAGATACCTGCTTCCTTTTTTAAAAAAGGGCGATGGGTATGTCCAAATAGACAATAATCCACCCCCAACTCTTTAGCACGAGCCAATAAAGTTTTAATTGTAAATTTAACTCCATAAGTATGGCCATGAGTCAAAAAAAATTGTTTATCCTTTAACTTCAGCTGCAGTTCACTCGGCTGTGAACCATAATCACAATTTCCTTTAACAGCCAAAACAGGAAGGCCCATTTTCTTTTCCAAATAAACACCATCTTGCCAATGATCCCCGGTGTGGA
The window above is part of the Clostridia bacterium genome. Proteins encoded here:
- a CDS encoding NAD(P)-dependent alcohol dehydrogenase; this encodes MKGFAMLGIGKVGWIEKKDPVAGPFDAVCRPLALSPCTSDIHTVFEGALGERKDMILGHEAVGEVVEVGSEVKDFKPGDRVVVPAITPDWRSLEAQAGFSQHSGGMLAGWKFSNFKDGSMAELFHVNDADMNLALLPEDVSLESAVMLTDMVTTGFHGAELANLQFGDTVVVVGIGPVGLMAVAGAKLKGAGRIFAVGSRPLCVEAAKFYGATDIINYRDGDIVEQVLKLTDNQGVDAVIIAGGTPEVVAQAVKMVKPGGHISNINYHGVGESLPIPRVEWGSGMAHKNIVGGLTPGGRLRMEKLISLVSHGRLDPSKLVTHVFNGLEYAEKALLLMKDKPRDLIKPVVLVE
- a CDS encoding CapA family protein: MKRLLIFLLLGLFVFTGCEDITPNKKTAAPPEPPREETFTITAVGDIMMHSTQIKAGYQAENKTYDFSSFFTEVKPYFEQADFVIGNLETTLSDNPKLYSGYPRFNAPAILAQNLKDAGFDCLVTANNHCLDKGVNITYQTLDYLDEANLLHTGTSRSPEEQEKICYTNIKGVKVAILAYTYGTNGLKPPSGHEHAVKLIEEIKITSTIKKARAEGAQLIILCLHFGEEYRDRPDNNQIYLAKTCFKAGADVILGSHAHVLQGSDIIINDEGKKQYVVYSLGNFISDQNGLERKTAVIANLHFGIDPETQEPYFKNSSYIPVWTRKWTANNKTNFKIIPIDEALAQIREAELGDYSRQEIIDLQQAEIHVSAYY
- a CDS encoding DegV family protein, with product MTVQVFTDSTSYIDSKTKKELQITTVPLNVSFNDISFKETEIDNSTFYQLMKKKGIPQSSQPTFGDLYETMQLLLKKSKNLLGIFISSEMSGTYATAQAVKKKILQENKEASIEIIDSRSNCMQLGFAVIQAAKAALLGKSLAEVKNAAEKNIERSKFLFIPANLEYLKKGGRIGGAAALLGHILKIIPILTVKNGQTAVFKKIRTQKKALQTMIETMAADIEHYGLGEVIVHHINCLPEATSLANQIKEKLQSEVKILDIGPVIGLHVGPGAIGIAYYTQQILTD
- a CDS encoding metallophosphoesterase, which codes for MKIGLVGDTHGSAEALKKIEQVFTGVNLLFHTGDHWQDGVYLEKKMGLPVLAVKGNCDYGSQPSELQLKLKDKQFFLTHGHTYGVKFTIKTLLARAKELGVDYCLFGHTHRPFLKKEAGIYFLNPGSWAFPRGKEKYIGIGLLYRENEFQPFFVQG